The genomic DNA AGGTGTCGGCGGGCACCGAGGTCGTGGATGCGATCGAGGGGGTGGCCACCACGTCGAAGGCCGGGCACGGCGATGTGCCGAAGGAGCCGGTGACGATCGTGTCGGCGCAGCTGGTCTGAGCTCGGTGACCTGCGCCCGCGTGGCCCCGCATCCGGCGGGGCGACGCGGGCGGTCGTCGGGTTATGCCTCGGCGACGCGCGGGGCGCGGGTGACGACGGGCGGCTGCACCGACCAGGGGAAGTTGATCCAGCGGTCGGTGTTCTTCCAGACGTATTCGCAGTCGACCTCGGAGCGTGGTTTCTGGTAGATGACCGCGCAGCGGACCTCGGCGACCTTGTCGGCGCAGAAGTCGCGGACGAGTTTGAGGGTGGCGCCGGTGTCGGCGACGTCGTCGGCGACCAGGACGCGCGCGCCCGCGAGGTCGACGGCGGAGGGGACCGGGGGCAGCATGACGGGCAGGTCGAGGCGCTGGTCGACGCCGGTGTAGAACTCGACGTTCATGACGTGCAGGTTCTTCACGTCCAGGGCGTAGCCGAGGGCTCCGGCGACGAACAGGCCGCCGCGGGCGATGGACAGGATCAGGTCCGGTTCGAACCCGTCGTCGGCGACCGTGCGCGCGAGTGCGCGGCTCGCGGTGCCGAATAGTTCCCAGGTGAGCTCTTCCCGCTCCGACATGTGTATGTGCCTCCGTGCGTGGTGAATGCGGAGAACCCTAACGGACGCGGTTGCGGGGTCCCGGCGAGGGCGTCGCGGCTCGCCCTCGCCGGGAAACTGTCAGGGATGGTGGGTGATGGTGTACCACAGCACGGCGAGGGTGCCGAGGGTGAACAGTGGTGAGATGATCCAGGTTTCGAGTTTGTTGCCGGTGCGGTCGATGATCGGGATGCGGGTGCGGATCTGGAAGGGCCAGAACAGGCGGCAGCCGCGGTCGGTGAGGCAGTCGCCGATGAGGTGGGCGAGGGCGCCGAGGCCGACGGAGAACGGTAGCCAGGAGGGTTTGTCGGAGATCCACTGGTCCATGGCGAAGGTGCCGGCGGCGGCGAGCACCATGACGGTGAAGTAGGAGCGGGGTCCTTCGCCGGGCGGGCACAGGTTGAGGGAGCGCACGGCGAGGGCGAGCAGGAAGAAGACGAGGCCGAGGGTGAACCAGCGGCCGAGCCAGTGTTCTCCGGCCCAGGTGCCGTAGGCGACGAGGGCGACGAAGGCCAGCGAGTGGG from Nocardia terpenica includes the following:
- a CDS encoding phosphoribosyltransferase: MSEREELTWELFGTASRALARTVADDGFEPDLILSIARGGLFVAGALGYALDVKNLHVMNVEFYTGVDQRLDLPVMLPPVPSAVDLAGARVLVADDVADTGATLKLVRDFCADKVAEVRCAVIYQKPRSEVDCEYVWKNTDRWINFPWSVQPPVVTRAPRVAEA
- a CDS encoding metal-dependent hydrolase, translated to MLGHSHATSGALAWAGAAAALPLSVLTFPALQYGHLGTVDLLMGTFLTAGAALLPDADHPNGTISHVLGPISHAACKLISRVSGGHRHATHSLAFVALVAYGTWAGEHWLGRWFTLGLVFFLLALAVRSLNLCPPGEGPRSYFTVMVLAAAGTFAMDQWISDKPSWLPFSVGLGALAHLIGDCLTDRGCRLFWPFQIRTRIPIIDRTGNKLETWIISPLFTLGTLAVLWYTITHHP